A genomic window from Streptomyces sp. 846.5 includes:
- a CDS encoding DciA family protein: protein MSDSTEEGSGAGEPQLSGVDLARVALRNAKEQARLRGDNVRQKKEARRTGLRSGARADGRDPQPLGAAISRLVAERGWEAPAAVGGVMGRWPQIVGRDLAAHCEPEHYSEDDRVLSVRCSSTAWATQIRLLAPQLVRKLNEELGHGTVKLIKVQGPAGPTRSYGRLRAPGSKGPGDTWG from the coding sequence GTGAGCGATTCGACCGAAGAAGGCAGTGGGGCGGGCGAGCCGCAGCTGTCCGGCGTGGACCTGGCCCGGGTGGCGCTGCGCAACGCCAAGGAGCAGGCGCGGCTGCGCGGCGACAATGTGCGGCAGAAGAAGGAGGCCCGGCGGACCGGGCTGCGCTCCGGCGCGCGCGCGGACGGGCGCGACCCCCAGCCGCTGGGCGCAGCGATCAGCCGGCTGGTGGCCGAGCGCGGCTGGGAGGCCCCGGCGGCGGTGGGCGGGGTGATGGGCCGCTGGCCGCAGATCGTCGGACGGGACCTGGCGGCGCACTGCGAGCCGGAGCACTACTCCGAGGACGACCGGGTGCTGTCGGTGCGCTGCAGCTCCACCGCCTGGGCCACTCAGATCCGTTTGCTGGCACCCCAGTTGGTGCGCAAGCTGAACGAGGAGCTGGGCCACGGCACGGTGAAACTGATCAAGGTGCAGGGGCCTGCGGGGCCTACGCGTTCCTACGGTCGGCTGAGGGCCCCGGGGAGCAAGGGTCCGGGTGACACCTGGGGGTGA
- the recF gene encoding DNA replication/repair protein RecF, producing MHVAHLSLADFRSYARVEVPLDPGVTAFTGPNGQGKTNLVEAVGYVATLASHRVAGDAPLVRLGAERAVIRASVVREQRPTLVELELNPGRANRARINRSDNVRPRDVLGLLRTVLFAPEDLSLVKGDPGERRRFLDELLVARAPRLAGVRQDYERVLKQRNALLKSAAMARRSGAKAQLSTLDVWDEHLARAGAELLAQRLDLVTALQPLVRSAYEELAPGGGPTRLEYRSSMGEGVPLSGGRDPLYAAMLGALGVARKQELERGVTLVGPHRDELGLQLGELPAKGYASHGESWSYALALRLASYELLRADGGEPVLILDDVFAELDTRRRERLAELVANGEQVLVTAAVPEDVPEALAGSRYSVANGEVDRIS from the coding sequence ATGCACGTCGCGCATCTGTCGTTGGCCGACTTCCGCTCCTACGCCCGGGTCGAGGTTCCGCTCGATCCGGGCGTCACCGCGTTCACCGGGCCCAACGGCCAGGGCAAGACCAATCTGGTCGAGGCGGTCGGCTATGTCGCCACCCTGGCCAGCCACCGGGTCGCCGGTGACGCCCCGCTGGTGCGCCTGGGCGCCGAGCGGGCGGTGATCCGCGCCAGTGTGGTGCGCGAGCAGCGGCCGACCCTGGTCGAGCTGGAGCTGAACCCGGGGCGGGCGAACCGGGCCAGGATCAACCGCTCCGACAACGTCCGCCCCCGCGACGTCCTCGGCCTGCTGCGGACCGTGCTGTTCGCCCCGGAGGACCTGAGCCTGGTGAAGGGCGATCCGGGGGAGCGCAGGCGCTTTCTGGACGAGTTGCTGGTGGCCCGCGCGCCCCGGCTCGCGGGCGTGCGCCAGGACTACGAGCGGGTGCTGAAGCAGCGCAACGCGCTGCTGAAGAGCGCCGCGATGGCGCGCAGGTCGGGAGCCAAGGCGCAGCTGTCGACCCTGGACGTCTGGGACGAGCATCTGGCCAGGGCCGGCGCGGAGCTGCTGGCGCAGCGGCTGGACCTGGTCACCGCTCTGCAGCCGCTGGTCCGCAGTGCCTACGAGGAGCTGGCGCCGGGCGGCGGTCCGACCCGCCTGGAGTACCGCAGCTCGATGGGGGAGGGCGTGCCGTTGAGTGGCGGCCGGGACCCCTTGTACGCGGCGATGCTGGGGGCGCTGGGGGTGGCCCGCAAGCAGGAGCTGGAGCGCGGGGTGACCCTGGTCGGCCCGCACCGGGACGAGCTGGGGCTGCAGCTGGGCGAGCTGCCCGCCAAGGGCTACGCCAGCCACGGCGAGTCCTGGTCGTACGCGCTGGCGCTGCGGCTGGCCTCGTACGAGCTGCTGCGGGCCGACGGCGGCGAGCCGGTGCTGATCCTGGACGACGTCTTCGCCGAGCTGGACACCCGGCGCCGGGAGCGGCTGGCGGAGCTGGTGGCCAACGGCGAGCAGGTGCTGGTCACCGCCGCGGTGCCGGAGGACGTGCCGGAGGCGCTGGCGGGAAGCCGTTACTCGGTCGCGAACGGTGAGGTCGACCGGATCTCCTGA
- the gnd gene encoding phosphogluconate dehydrogenase (NAD(+)-dependent, decarboxylating) produces the protein MELGLIGLGKMGGNMRERIRRAGHTVVGYDRNPDLADVSSLKDLVAALPAPRVVWVMVPAGGPTQDTVDQLGELLEPGDIVVDGGNSRWTDDEKHGAELAAKGIGFVDCGVSGGVWGLQNGYALMYGGKDEDIARVQPIFDALKPEGDFGSVHAGKIGAGHFAKMVHNGIEYAMMQAYAEGWELLEAVDSVTDVREVFRSWQEGTVIRSWLLDLAVNALDSDEHLDKLKGYAADSGEGRWTVEAAIDNAVPLPAITASLFARFASRQDDSPQMKMIAALRNQFGGHAVESK, from the coding sequence ATGGAGCTCGGACTCATCGGTCTCGGCAAGATGGGCGGAAACATGCGCGAGCGCATCCGCCGCGCGGGCCACACCGTGGTCGGATACGACCGCAACCCGGACCTTGCCGACGTCTCCAGCCTCAAGGACCTGGTCGCGGCCCTGCCCGCGCCGCGCGTCGTATGGGTGATGGTCCCGGCCGGCGGCCCGACCCAGGACACCGTGGACCAGCTGGGCGAGCTGCTGGAGCCCGGCGACATCGTCGTCGACGGCGGCAACTCCCGCTGGACCGACGACGAGAAGCACGGAGCCGAACTGGCCGCCAAGGGCATCGGCTTCGTCGACTGCGGTGTCTCCGGCGGCGTCTGGGGCCTGCAGAACGGCTACGCCCTGATGTACGGCGGCAAGGACGAGGACATCGCCCGGGTCCAGCCGATCTTCGACGCGCTCAAGCCCGAGGGCGACTTCGGCTCCGTCCACGCCGGCAAGATCGGCGCGGGCCACTTCGCCAAGATGGTCCACAACGGCATCGAGTACGCCATGATGCAGGCCTACGCCGAGGGCTGGGAGCTGCTGGAGGCGGTGGACAGCGTCACCGACGTCCGCGAGGTCTTCCGGTCCTGGCAGGAGGGCACGGTCATCCGCTCCTGGCTGCTGGACCTGGCCGTCAACGCCCTGGACTCCGACGAGCACCTGGACAAGCTCAAGGGCTACGCCGCCGACTCCGGCGAGGGCCGCTGGACCGTGGAGGCCGCGATCGACAACGCCGTGCCGCTGCCGGCGATCACCGCGAGCCTGTTCGCCCGCTTCGCCTCGCGGCAGGACGACTCCCCGCAGATGAAGATGATCGCCGCGCTGCGCAACCAGTTCGGCGGCCACGCGGTCGAGAGCAAGTAA